The DNA segment CAACCTTTGGAAAAATTCATGTTCATCTGCACATTCTATCAATTCTTTCTCCTTGAACAGGCCATACTCGTTAATCTTGATATCCATCTTCCTGGCTCTATGCCGCATAGCCGTATTATGTTCCTTGCTGCCAGTAAAATGATGTAGTGCATAAGGATATTGTGAATCATCTACAGCACGTATATCCACATTTATTCCGCATTCTAAAATCACAGAGGATTTTGTATCCCCCTTGGAAGTCACTCTCTCTACTTGAGGAAGGCCTGTAAAGTAATCCATAACTTTCTCATTGTCATCACAAGATACAAGTACATCTATATCCTTTACTATCTCCTTCTTCCTTCTTATGCTCCCTGCAAGGCTGCTCCTTTTTATATGCCGGCATTTATCCAATTCTTTTAGAATAGCATCTGCCCAATGATATGCATCGCTATATAAAAATTTATCTTTATACTTGCTTATATCCTCTATTCCTTTGAGTATATTAGCCTGAGTCTTAACCCCAAAACCGGGCAATTCCACCAGCCTGTTCTCCATTATGGCATATTCCAGCTGCCCTATATTATGAACTCCGAGCTGGCTGTACAAAACAGCGACCTTTTTGGGCCCCAGCCCGGGAATTTTAAACAATTCAAAAATATCTTCAGGAAAGGATGACTTTAATTGTTCATAATAATCTAACTCCCCGGTAGTTACTAGTTCAGTTATCTTTTGGTATAACGCTTTTCCTATACCTTTTACATTAGCCAACTCCCCTGTGCGCACCATTTCCTCTAAATCGCCTTCTAGCGTCTCGATTATCCTGGCTCCGTTATAATATGCTCTGGACTTAAACACATTTTCTCCTTTGAGCTCTAACAATATTCCTATATCGTTGAGTATCCTGGAAATCTCTCTTCTATTCATAATGAGCACCTCCTTTAATCTCATATCTATGGTTATATTTAATTATATATTTTGTTTTTACCGGCTGTCTATAAATCAATATATCCTTTAAACTAATATTTTATATATAGAAATATCGCATATCAGTAACAACTACTTTCATAATAACATATTATACAATTAAATTAATTTTTATTTACCAAAATTAGCCTAGGCTAATTTTTAGGAGGTATAATTTTGAACGATAATTTAATTCCTCTCCACAAACTTCCTATGGGGAAAATTGGAATGGTAAAAAAATTGGATTGTTGGGGCTCTCAAAGGCGCCGGTTGCTTGATCTAGGCATAATCAAAGATTCAAAAATCATGCCAGTGCTAAAAAGCCCCTCAGGTAACCCTATAGCATATGAAATAAGAAGGACAGTAATAGCTTTAAGGAATGAGCAATCCAAAAATATCTTAGTTCAAGTGATAGAGGAGGAATAAAAAATGGAATTGACCTATAAATCAATGGGTATAGAATTGTTTAAAGAAAATTATATAATAGCTCTCGCAGGCAACCCTAATACAGGAAAGAGCACTGTATTCAACTACTTAACAGGTCTTAGACAACACACCGGAAATTGGCCGGGTAAAACAGTAGTAAACGCCTATGGAAATTTCAATTATAAAAACCAATCTTTTTTGATGGTAGATCTTCCCGGTACCTATTCACTTTTGGCCAATTCTGCAGAAGAGGAAGTAGCTAGAAACTTCCTATGCTTTGACAACCCTGACGCAACAGTAGTAGTCGCCGATGCAACCTGTTTAGAGAGAAACTTGAATTTGGTACTTCAAATAACCGAAATAACAAAAAATGTAATCCTTTGCTTGAACCTTATGGATGAAGCACGTAGAAAAAAGATAGATATAGATATTGAAAAACTTTCAACAAAATTAGGTGTTCCTGTAGTGCCCACCGCTGCAAGACAGGGGGAGGGAATGGAAAAGTTAGTGGATATAATATATAAAGTTGTAACAGGAAAAATTAAACCTAATCCAATAGAAATAAGGTATGAAACCCAAATAGAAAATCTGATAAGAAATCTTGAACCAAAGATAGAGGCTTTTTCAAATGGGGTTGTGAATAGTCGTTGGGTGGCCCTACGCATAATTGATGGGGATAAAAAAATTCTTGAATCTATTTATCAATACACAAGACCCAATAAATCAGACCACAGCGAGGAGGTAAAAATTGCAGATGAAAAATCAAAGGTTCATTCCATTAAATTTGGATGATTACGATATAAAGCCCTATTATAGAGATAGCATAGTCTCAAATATATATAAAAATGCAGAAAATATATGTAATGATGTGATAGAATACAATTCAAAAGACTATAATAATTTGGATAGAAAGCTGGATAGAATACTGACTTCCAGAATTGCAGGCCTACCCATTATGCTGTTGTTGCTGGGAATTATCTTTTGGATAACAATAACCGGGGCTAACTATCCTTCTCAATTGCTGTCCGCTGCATTGTTTTGGGTAGAAGAAAGGCTTACCAATCTTTTCGTATCAATAAATGCTCCCATGTGGTTGCACGGAATGCTGGTTTTAGGTTGCTACAGAACCCTTGCTTGGGTTGTATCAGTTATGCTTCCTCCAATGGCAATATTCTTCCCTATCTTTACACTTCTCGAAGACTTAGGATACTTGCCCAGGGTGGCATTTAACCTAGATCGATATTTTAACAAGGCATGTGCACATGGCAAACAGGCCCTTACCATGTGCATGGGTTTCGGATGCAACGCTGCAGGTGTTATATCCTGTAGAATAATTGAATCCCCTAGGGAAAAACTTATAGCCATGATTACAAATAATTTAGTACCCTGTAACGGTCGTTTCCCAACACTTATAACCCTTTCTTCAATATTCATGGGAGGAAGTCTTGCTTTTGGCCTGAAAACAGGTATAGCTTCTATGGTGGTAGTGTCCATGGTATTATTGGGTATAGCGATCACATTGCTTTTATCATGGCTGCTTTCAAAAACTATATTAAAGGGTATACCATCTTCCTTTACATTAGAGCTTCCTCCATATAGAAAACCTCAAGTATTGAAGGTGATAGTAAGATCAATATTTGATAGAACATTGTTTGTGCTAGGAAGAGCTGTAGTGGTGGCTGCCCCTGCCGGTATAGTCATATGGCTGTTTTCTAATATTCATATAAATAATTCTAGCATATTGAATATCTGCGCAAATTTCCTACATCCTTTCGCTCATCTTATAGGGATGGATGGATATATAATAATGGCTTTTATACTGGGACTTCCTGCAAATGAGATCGTAATACCCATATTGATTATGAGCTATATGTCTACAGGAGCTATGTTAGAACTAGATAGTCTATATGCACTAAAACAACTGCTGATGGATAACGGCTGGACCTGGCTTACTGCTTTAAATGTAATGCTTTTTTCTCTGCTACATTGGCCTTGTGCTACTACATTGTGGACTATAAAAAAGGAATCCGATAGCAACAAATGGACTATTACAACTTTTATTCTCACCACATTAATAGCTATAATTGTGTGTTTTATAGTCACCCAATTATCCAGGTTGTTTGGAATAGCATAACACCGTAAATTTATTATTTACGGTGTTATTTTCTCTTGTATATAACAACTATATCTATCATAAGCCTCTTTGTCATGCTCCATAAATTCTATAAATTCCTGCATAGCTTTAATGGTATGTCTGCTAAGATAATGCTCCATTGCTTCTGCTTCTTGTTCTATATCACATCTGGAAAATATCGTCTGTAAAAACTTTTTTATCAGCATATTGCGGTCTACCAGATACTTGCCTCTCTTTTTGCCCATTTCAGTTAATTTTAAAGGTCGATACGGTTTGTATGATACCATGTTGAGTTTTTTCAATTTCTTCAATGCTTTAACCACAGAAGGTTGGGATACATTTAAACATTCAGCAATATCACACACCCTTATCTCAGATTTCTCCACCTCCAGCCTATACATCTCTTCCAAGTAATCTTCAAGGCTAGGGGTTAACATAAAAAACACCTCCTGATAACCTAACTAAAAAGACCTTTATTCCAACAACACGATGTATTATTGAAATAAAGGTCTCATTCCAGGATGATACCTGCACTGAAGCGGGCTACAATAAGCCAGCATGTCGCAAACAGTGTCAAAAACTATTTTAATAAATAGCTTTTTTGAATTACTCCCCTTTATTTAGCATTAGGTTTTAATATATCATATGAATGTACATGAATTATGTTACAGATTATATGCAAGAAGCCCGAATATTACATTCGGACTCCTCTCTATAAATAAAACGAGCACGTAATGATCTACCTTGCACTACCATGGATCGCTTATTACTCAGCCATAACCTTCCGGCTATGACCGAGCAGGTCACCACCCATGATAATGGGTTGTCCGACCATGCAAAGTACCTGCACAGCCATATACAACCTCACGGCTGTATATGACCAACAATATCGGATAAGCATTTAATTATCCAATAATCTTCGGCACTTTACATGATCTTTGCTCGACTCTATACGATAGGTTGGAATCTTATTGCAATCAAGCCTCAAAAGGTCATCGACTACAATAAAACTTTTCCCCACCGTATAGAATCTTCCCTCCGACTGCATACAAGCCTTTCAACCTGTATGCAATCTTTGGCCGACCTATATATACCCCATTTAGAGTATATATAAGTCTGGGCTCAACCATTACGTACCCGACATTTATTATGATATCCATTTTTGCATTTTATATTCTAACAATTTCATCCGTATTACCCATTATATTTTTACTTTACAGATAAAAATGGAATTATATAAATACATCTGATTAACAAATGCTAAACATAGCATGCATTTGAAAGAAATAACAGTGATGTCATCTTTATCCTATATTGGCACTATTCAACAACTTTATAATCGGCTTGATCTAATATGTTTCTGCTGCTATAGTCAAACAATATGACTACCTTCTTATCCCTGATATCTTCTATATTACATCCCTGGATATATGCCGCAACATAATTTTCAAACTGCTCAAAATGGACATGCCTTATTATATGTTTTGCAGATTTTCCAATAAAATGTGGCAAAAATTTCTCCACATTTTCCCTTGATTTTAAAAATTCGAAACACCTATTTTTTATATCCACATGATTGCTATATGCTTTGATGAATTCAGGCAGTTTGCCGGTTTTATTTTGTCTCAGATAGTCAAACTTCAATATGTCACAGAACAGGGCAGCGTCCCGATGTATCCTTGTTATATAAAATTCAAGCAATATTTTATATAACATCTTTCTACTATGAGAAACCTTGGCATAACCCTTAGCAAAATAAAATTCCGAAAATTCCTCATAAAACTTAAAAGGAGAATCAAAGTAGTTGTCAATTATATATTTTACTGAACAATCAAAGGCATGACTGTTCCAATATTTTTCAACTAAATCCTCAATCATTTTAAGCTTTGCTATTTCTCTATATGACATATAAACATTGCTCATCACTTCATATGGAGGAAAATCAGTATAAACATAGCTATGCTCCCGAGCCATCCTCCTCATATCAGTTCCTTTAAGCAGCTTTAAAAAGCCTAATTGGAGCCTGTCCGGCTTCAGCATGTATATATCATTAAAGGATTGTGAAAATGAATGATATGTTTCATAGGGCAATCCGGCTATCAAATCCAGGTGCTGGTGTATATTTCTCATATCGTATACCTTTTTCACATTATCACTTAAAAGTTTAAAGTCCATCCTCCTGTTTATGCTCTCTAGCGTCTTTGGGTTGGTGCTCTGTACCCCTATTTCAAATTGAAAAAGGCCTGGGGGTGCTTTACTTATAACCTTTATCATCCTGTCATCTATCAAATCACCGTTGATTTCAAAATGAAAAGAGGTTTTATCGCTATTTTCTATCAAGAATGAAAATACTTGAAGAGCATAATCCATATTACAATTAAATGTCCTGTCTACAAATTTAACTTTGTCTACACCTGCTCGTATAAATGTCATCAAATCTTTCTTTACCCTGTCCAGACTAAAAAACCTCACTCCTTTTGAAGCTGAAGAAAGGCAATATGCACATTTATACGGACATCCCCTTGAGCATTCATAATATATGAGTTTTGAATGATCTATCAATTTATCTATATCCTGATATGGAAAAGGTATGTCATCCAAATTCTGTATAGGCTCTCTATCCTGAGCCTCCAACACCCTATCTTTATCCCGAAAGCATATACCAGCTACATCAGAAACACTCTGATCTTTACTGATACAAGTTATTAATTCCCGAAAGCTCTCTTCCCCCTCACCTTTTACAATAAAATCAATAAAATCATGCTCCCTTAACAGATCAGCACAATCATATGATACCTCCGGCCCTCCTAATATTATCTTTATAGAATCATCTACCATCTTGAGGTGTCTGCAAATCACCAACGTTTGCTGAATGTTCCATATATAACAAGAAAAACAAACAACTTCTACATCTTTAAAATATATATCTCCTATTATGTAATCCAATGTATCATTTATTGTATACTCCTGCAAAATAAAATTCACATTCTCAATACCAGCACAATAATTGTTGAGATACCTTATAGCTAAGTTTGAATGTATATATTTAGAGTTTAAAGTGGTCAATAACACCTTCATAATTTATCTTCTCCTATTTTATTAATGCCTTTAAAAATACCCAAAGTTATTGTTATATCATACACTAATTATATATCAATATACTGTATGGGAGGAGTATAAAGAATGATAAAATATATCGTTCAGTCCGGCGATAACTTGCAAAATATTGCATTAAAGTTCAATATATCCATGCAAGATATAGTTAGGCTAAATAAGATAAAAGACCCTGACATGATATGCCCAGGGGAAAAATTACTTATACCTGTATATTCAATACCATACTATCCATACCCTGTTCAGATAAAGCCCTGCCCTTATTGGTTGATTCCAGATTCTCTATTTATATGTATATCAACAGATAAGACTTTCTACAGAATGGGAGAAAGGCTGAAGACAACACTTTTAAAAACAAATATGGGTAGACAAGATATAGCACTTACTTATAATACCAGTCAGCAGTACGATTTTTTGATAAAACATATATCAGGTAAAACTTTGTGGAAATGGTCAGAAGATAAATGCTTCACACAGTCAATAGGAAAAATAATCATAGAACCGGATAAGACTATACGATATTGTGAGGTTTTCAGCATTCCGAAAAGTATAGAGAAAGGAATATATACTGTAATAGGTTGGAACACTTCCCGAGAATCAAAAAAATTTAAACTCTGCTTACCTATAGTAATCATATAAATACTGGCTATATGCCAGTATTTATATGTCATTTATACCTTTATTGCCTCTCTGTAAAGCTATAGTTCCTGTTCTTACAGTTTCAATAATTCCATAACGAGCCAACAACTTCTCCATAGCTTTTACCTTATCCTTATCCCCGGTTATTTCGATAACCAGAGCATTGGTATCTACATCTACTATTTTGGCTCTAAAAATATCAACAATTTGCATTACTTCCGATCTAGTTTCTTTTGTTGTAGCCACCTTCATCAATACAAGTTCCC comes from the Clostridia bacterium genome and includes:
- the polX gene encoding DNA polymerase/3'-5' exonuclease PolX — encoded protein: MNRREISRILNDIGILLELKGENVFKSRAYYNGARIIETLEGDLEEMVRTGELANVKGIGKALYQKITELVTTGELDYYEQLKSSFPEDIFELFKIPGLGPKKVAVLYSQLGVHNIGQLEYAIMENRLVELPGFGVKTQANILKGIEDISKYKDKFLYSDAYHWADAILKELDKCRHIKRSSLAGSIRRKKEIVKDIDVLVSCDDNEKVMDYFTGLPQVERVTSKGDTKSSVILECGINVDIRAVDDSQYPYALHHFTGSKEHNTAMRHRARKMDIKINEYGLFKEKELIECADEHEFFQRLGLDYIEPELRENMGELEAAESGKLPQLIKLKDIKGCFHVHSNYSDGVSSIKDIVQRAVDLGYQYIGISDHSKSAYYARGLSLEDIKRQHGEIDDISHRFPDIKILKGIECDILPDGNLDYDDSILEQFDYVIASVHSNFNMDKEGMTARIIKAIENRHTTMLGHPTGRLLLARDEYQVDIIQIINAAAENKVAIEINANPRRLDLDWRYCKFAKEKGVKFSIEPDAHSLDGFDLMIFGINTARKGWLSTQDVLNAQNLSTIKNLLKK
- a CDS encoding FeoA family protein; this translates as MNDNLIPLHKLPMGKIGMVKKLDCWGSQRRRLLDLGIIKDSKIMPVLKSPSGNPIAYEIRRTVIALRNEQSKNILVQVIEEE
- a CDS encoding iron dependent repressor, metal binding and dimerization domain protein; its protein translation is MLTPSLEDYLEEMYRLEVEKSEIRVCDIAECLNVSQPSVVKALKKLKKLNMVSYKPYRPLKLTEMGKKRGKYLVDRNMLIKKFLQTIFSRCDIEQEAEAMEHYLSRHTIKAMQEFIEFMEHDKEAYDRYSCYIQEKITP
- a CDS encoding B12-binding domain-containing radical SAM protein; this encodes MKVLLTTLNSKYIHSNLAIRYLNNYCAGIENVNFILQEYTINDTLDYIIGDIYFKDVEVVCFSCYIWNIQQTLVICRHLKMVDDSIKIILGGPEVSYDCADLLREHDFIDFIVKGEGEESFRELITCISKDQSVSDVAGICFRDKDRVLEAQDREPIQNLDDIPFPYQDIDKLIDHSKLIYYECSRGCPYKCAYCLSSASKGVRFFSLDRVKKDLMTFIRAGVDKVKFVDRTFNCNMDYALQVFSFLIENSDKTSFHFEINGDLIDDRMIKVISKAPPGLFQFEIGVQSTNPKTLESINRRMDFKLLSDNVKKVYDMRNIHQHLDLIAGLPYETYHSFSQSFNDIYMLKPDRLQLGFLKLLKGTDMRRMAREHSYVYTDFPPYEVMSNVYMSYREIAKLKMIEDLVEKYWNSHAFDCSVKYIIDNYFDSPFKFYEEFSEFYFAKGYAKVSHSRKMLYKILLEFYITRIHRDAALFCDILKFDYLRQNKTGKLPEFIKAYSNHVDIKNRCFEFLKSRENVEKFLPHFIGKSAKHIIRHVHFEQFENYVAAYIQGCNIEDIRDKKVVILFDYSSRNILDQADYKVVE
- a CDS encoding BsuPI-related putative proteinase inhibitor: MIKYIVQSGDNLQNIALKFNISMQDIVRLNKIKDPDMICPGEKLLIPVYSIPYYPYPVQIKPCPYWLIPDSLFICISTDKTFYRMGERLKTTLLKTNMGRQDIALTYNTSQQYDFLIKHISGKTLWKWSEDKCFTQSIGKIIIEPDKTIRYCEVFSIPKSIEKGIYTVIGWNTSRESKKFKLCLPIVII